AAGGCCAGGCATACAAACTGGCTCCAACGGGTGAAAATGCGTGGTTGGCGTCCGCTGGAGTGCTTGCGTTCAAGGCGCTCAAAATCATGTCTGGGGATCAAGGATAGCAGTTGAGAAAGGATTGTGTTATGGTGTGCCACGTCCAAATTCTCCTTTTG
This DNA window, taken from Oceanidesulfovibrio indonesiensis, encodes the following:
- a CDS encoding DUF4372 domain-containing protein; this translates as MELVSKQLTQKENLDVAHHNTILSQLLSLIPRHDFERLERKHSSGRQPRIFTRWSQFVCLA